A genomic segment from Candidatus Binatus sp. encodes:
- a CDS encoding BamA/TamA family outer membrane protein — translation MRRIVGSISLIALLLLACASANAFQLMDPSTWSWPQYDYHSFKAKDPGSWPFIPVPEVTTDPNGGVTYGILPVWLNTDNHDEITSIFAPDINANSTLGPGGSFRYLSYPSADTQWYVVAGAQVKIARKVDLDYQTGREHKHWWSFEGRFYFERDPTERFYGLGNHSAEGNQTNYTTEQVFGMATVGLNLSEQLQISVMERPKYLRIQEGGFNSVPDITQIFPHQKGINGGTEVLTQAMIQYDTRDSVDIPRSGGLARVYYGIADRRFMSSISYNRFGGEMRRYLTVGNRITFAGHVFTEWQPAGNEMPFWSAARLGGDESLLTDQETLRGYGTGRFIDNNLFVMNLEMRTRVWDRKVFGTHGILELAPFAEAGRVGHDMSYNPFNDLHPVGGIGIRGIAEPFVVGYVDVGWGGEGAAVFSGINYPF, via the coding sequence ATGCGCCGGATTGTCGGTTCGATTTCGCTGATCGCTCTCCTGTTACTCGCTTGCGCGAGCGCGAATGCGTTCCAACTGATGGATCCCAGCACGTGGAGCTGGCCACAGTACGATTACCATTCCTTCAAGGCGAAAGACCCCGGCTCGTGGCCCTTCATTCCGGTCCCCGAAGTCACCACTGATCCTAACGGCGGCGTGACCTACGGCATCCTCCCGGTGTGGCTCAACACCGACAATCACGACGAGATCACCAGCATCTTTGCGCCCGACATCAATGCCAACAGTACGCTCGGACCGGGTGGCAGCTTTCGTTATCTGTCGTATCCGTCGGCGGATACGCAGTGGTATGTCGTCGCCGGCGCGCAAGTGAAGATCGCGCGCAAAGTCGATCTTGATTATCAGACCGGTCGCGAGCACAAGCACTGGTGGTCGTTCGAGGGGCGGTTCTATTTCGAGCGCGACCCGACCGAGCGCTTTTACGGCTTGGGCAACCATTCAGCCGAAGGCAATCAGACCAACTACACCACCGAGCAGGTTTTCGGGATGGCTACCGTCGGCCTCAACCTAAGCGAGCAGTTGCAAATCTCGGTGATGGAACGGCCAAAATATTTGCGGATCCAGGAAGGCGGCTTCAACAGCGTCCCCGACATCACGCAAATCTTCCCGCATCAAAAAGGCATCAACGGCGGCACCGAAGTACTGACCCAGGCGATGATTCAGTACGACACGCGCGATTCGGTGGATATCCCGCGCTCGGGCGGACTCGCGCGCGTCTATTATGGAATCGCGGATCGGCGCTTCATGAGCTCGATTTCCTACAATCGCTTCGGCGGCGAAATGCGGCGCTATCTAACCGTCGGCAATCGCATCACTTTCGCCGGGCACGTCTTTACCGAATGGCAACCCGCCGGCAACGAGATGCCCTTCTGGTCGGCCGCGCGTCTCGGCGGCGACGAAAGTTTGCTCACCGATCAGGAAACTCTGCGCGGCTACGGCACGGGACGATTCATCGACAACAATCTGTTCGTGATGAATCTCGAGATGCGCACCCGGGTCTGGGACCGAAAAGTATTCGGCACGCACGGCATCCTCGAACTGGCGCCGTTCGCCGAAGCCGGCCGCGTCGGTCACGACATGAGCTACAACCCGTTCAATGATTTGCATCCGGTTGGCGGTATCGGCATCCGCGGAATCGCGGAGCCATTCGTGGTGGGATACGTCGACGTCGGATGGGGCGGCGAGGGCGCCGCAGTTTTCTCGGGCATCAATTATCCGTTCTGA
- a CDS encoding LLM class flavin-dependent oxidoreductase gives MTKPIKFGYMLDFRNPHESRISFQDFYDAMFRQIDFAESAGLDSIWLTEHHFTDDGYLSAVMPTLAAIAARTKRVTLGTYVLLAPFYHPLRLAEDAAVIDVISHGRLRLGIGMGYRAEEFDGFQVSQKTRLSRTLETIEIMKRAWTGETFSFEGKHFKFRDARVLPRPVSRPHPELLWGGMTDKAIQRGAGLGLSFACNLGAREVQLYREALRNLGKDPDGFSIVNSRLLYIADSADEAWDDIRDAAMYQAELYGKWLSANLAANQDWILPDPEKIKRAAVLGPPDFVAERLSEIIDATPMTELILNMQLPGLDPAKAMRSLERFASDVLPKLRRR, from the coding sequence ATGACGAAGCCAATCAAGTTCGGCTACATGCTCGATTTCCGCAATCCGCACGAATCGCGCATCAGCTTCCAGGATTTCTACGACGCGATGTTCCGGCAAATCGACTTCGCCGAAAGCGCCGGCCTCGACTCGATCTGGCTCACCGAGCATCACTTTACCGACGACGGCTACCTCTCCGCCGTGATGCCCACCCTCGCCGCGATCGCCGCGCGCACCAAGCGCGTCACGCTCGGCACCTACGTCCTGCTTGCGCCGTTCTACCATCCGCTCCGCCTCGCCGAAGACGCCGCAGTTATCGACGTGATCTCGCATGGCCGCCTCCGCCTCGGAATCGGGATGGGCTATCGCGCCGAGGAATTCGACGGCTTCCAGGTATCGCAAAAAACCCGCCTCAGCCGCACGCTCGAAACGATCGAAATCATGAAGCGCGCGTGGACCGGCGAAACGTTCAGCTTCGAGGGCAAGCATTTCAAGTTCCGCGACGCGCGCGTGCTTCCGCGCCCGGTGAGCCGGCCGCATCCTGAACTTTTGTGGGGCGGGATGACCGACAAGGCGATCCAGCGCGGCGCGGGACTCGGACTTTCGTTCGCGTGCAATCTCGGCGCGCGCGAGGTCCAGCTCTATCGCGAAGCGTTGCGCAACCTCGGCAAGGATCCCGACGGCTTCAGCATCGTCAATAGCCGCCTGCTTTATATTGCAGACAGCGCCGACGAGGCGTGGGATGACATCCGCGATGCCGCGATGTATCAAGCTGAGCTGTATGGCAAATGGCTGTCGGCGAATCTCGCGGCGAATCAGGATTGGATTCTTCCCGATCCCGAAAAAATCAAACGCGCCGCGGTGCTCGGCCCGCCGGATTTCGTCGCAGAGCGGCTCAGCGAAATCATCGACGCGACACCGATGACCGAGCTGATCCTCAACATGCAATTGCCCGGGCTCGACCCTGCCAAGGCGATGCGCTCGCTCGAGCGGTTCGCATCCGACGTGTTGCCGAAATTACGCCGCCGATAG
- a CDS encoding intermembrane transport protein PqiB, with protein sequence MPKKRTRFSLVWVIPVLAAIVGAWVAVTRILSEGPKITIVFRTAEGLEAGKTKIHYNGVDVGTLTAIQLSDDHKHVITTAQMAPKTEGFLVNDTKFWVVKPRISGANVTGLGTLISGAYIGMEIGASKEDRRDFVALETQPVITGEVPGRFFVLKTPDLGSIDTGTPIYFRRLQVGQVASYNMDQNGKALTVKAFVRAPYDQYVNGDTRFWHASGIDLSLTASGLSVQTQSALSILIGGIAFETAPSVMVQPPAEEHTAFTLYGNRAEAFNPPPRNPQTYQLIFTDSVRGLVAGAPVEFRGIRVGEVADITAQIDLKTFKFSVPVTIRLDPQRLGVKIFELGPTLNLESMRRKLIDSLVSHGVRAQLRTGNLLTGSAFVSLDFFPGAPPATVDWSQQPVQLPTIRGTLEATEETVENIIAKIDKMPLKEIGDELRKAIADLDLTLTSARGALDSAHSTLDNANTLVAPNSLQLEKLDQTLDEVSRAAQSLRVLADFLERHPEALLRGKKGEAK encoded by the coding sequence GTGCCCAAGAAGCGAACCCGATTCTCACTGGTCTGGGTCATCCCGGTCCTGGCGGCGATTGTAGGCGCCTGGGTCGCGGTGACGAGGATTCTCAGCGAGGGTCCGAAGATTACGATCGTGTTCCGCACGGCCGAGGGACTCGAGGCTGGCAAAACCAAGATTCACTACAACGGAGTCGACGTCGGTACGCTGACCGCGATCCAGCTCTCCGACGATCATAAGCACGTGATAACCACCGCGCAGATGGCGCCCAAGACGGAAGGATTTCTGGTTAACGACACGAAGTTCTGGGTGGTGAAGCCGCGGATATCAGGCGCCAACGTGACGGGTTTGGGCACCCTCATCTCGGGCGCTTACATCGGGATGGAAATCGGCGCCTCGAAAGAGGACAGGCGCGACTTCGTGGCGCTCGAAACGCAACCGGTGATCACAGGCGAAGTTCCCGGCCGTTTCTTCGTCCTGAAGACCCCCGACCTTGGGTCGATTGACACCGGTACGCCAATCTACTTTCGCCGATTGCAGGTCGGCCAGGTCGCTTCTTACAACATGGATCAGAACGGGAAAGCTCTGACCGTCAAGGCGTTCGTGCGGGCGCCCTACGACCAATACGTCAACGGGGACACGCGCTTCTGGCACGCGAGCGGCATCGACCTCTCGCTCACTGCCAGCGGCCTGAGCGTGCAGACCCAGTCGGCGTTGTCGATCCTGATCGGCGGCATCGCGTTCGAGACCGCGCCGAGTGTGATGGTCCAGCCGCCAGCCGAGGAGCACACGGCCTTCACCCTGTACGGCAACCGGGCTGAGGCCTTCAATCCGCCACCGCGCAATCCGCAGACCTACCAGCTCATCTTCACGGACTCGGTCCGCGGGCTCGTGGCGGGAGCGCCGGTCGAGTTCCGCGGCATTCGAGTCGGCGAAGTCGCGGATATCACCGCGCAAATCGATCTGAAGACCTTCAAATTTTCGGTGCCGGTGACGATCCGGCTGGACCCGCAGAGGCTCGGCGTCAAGATCTTCGAGCTGGGTCCGACGCTGAACCTCGAGTCGATGCGCCGGAAGTTAATCGACTCGCTGGTATCGCACGGAGTCCGCGCGCAGCTCCGCACGGGCAATCTGCTGACGGGGTCCGCATTCGTATCGCTCGATTTTTTTCCCGGCGCGCCGCCGGCGACGGTTGATTGGTCGCAGCAGCCAGTCCAACTGCCGACTATTCGGGGCACGCTCGAGGCGACCGAGGAGACCGTCGAGAACATCATCGCGAAGATCGACAAGATGCCGTTGAAAGAGATCGGCGACGAACTCCGCAAAGCGATCGCCGATCTTGACCTTACTCTCACCAGCGCACGGGGCGCGCTCGATAGCGCACACAGCACTCTCGACAACGCCAACACGCTGGTCGCGCCGAATTCCCTGCAACTCGAAAAGCTGGACCAGACTCTGGATGAGGTGAGCCGCGCCGCCCAATCCTTGCGCGTGCTCGCAGACTTTCTCGAGCGCCATCCCGAGGCGCTCCTTCGCGGCAAGAAGGGAGAGGCAAAGTGA
- a CDS encoding paraquat-inducible protein A, producing the protein MSGAAPTAMQHGLQSCETCGLLSRPAAGEVEGRCPRCAEELSFRKHDSLQRTWAYLIAAAICYIPANVLPVLTTTTAAGAESDTIMQGVVLLWSPTGWPLSLIVLIASIMIPSAKILALMYLLITVQRGSVHNNAQRIRMYRMVEFIGRWSMVDVFVDTFTAALIQLQPLMSVEPGPGLFFFAAVVVFTMLAVEAFDPRLIWDSISSKEPSSDEANPGEANSNEANPNEANPNEVSYA; encoded by the coding sequence GTGAGCGGGGCCGCCCCGACTGCGATGCAGCACGGTCTGCAAAGCTGCGAAACCTGCGGCCTGCTATCGCGTCCAGCGGCTGGAGAGGTGGAAGGACGATGCCCACGCTGCGCCGAGGAGCTATCGTTCCGAAAGCACGACAGCCTCCAGCGCACCTGGGCCTACCTGATTGCCGCGGCGATCTGTTACATCCCGGCTAACGTCCTTCCGGTGTTGACGACTACCACCGCGGCCGGCGCCGAATCGGACACCATCATGCAAGGCGTGGTGCTGCTATGGTCGCCGACCGGATGGCCGCTGTCGCTGATCGTGCTCATCGCCAGCATCATGATACCGAGCGCGAAAATCCTGGCGCTGATGTACTTGCTGATCACGGTGCAGCGGGGCTCGGTCCACAACAATGCGCAGCGCATCCGCATGTACCGGATGGTCGAGTTTATCGGGCGCTGGTCGATGGTCGATGTGTTCGTCGATACCTTCACCGCGGCCCTGATCCAGCTACAACCGTTGATGTCGGTAGAGCCGGGACCGGGCCTCTTCTTTTTCGCCGCGGTAGTAGTGTTTACGATGCTTGCGGTTGAGGCCTTCGATCCGCGGCTGATCTGGGATTCCATCAGCTCGAAAGAGCCAAGTTCGGACGAGGCAAATCCGGGCGAGGCAAATTCAAACGAGGCAAATCCAAACGAGGCAAATCCAAACGAGGTCAGTTATGCCTGA
- a CDS encoding thiamine pyrophosphate-binding protein — translation MAKADGGELIARVMRENGVKYCFAINGGHLFPILGQLRNHDIKLIHMRHEQATAYAADAYARTSGNVGVCMVTAGCGLTNAVTGLCVAGLTGSAVVCISGQHPNTEDHLGSFQEAYGSEVVDSFSKFTKRVTDWSTIQFDLRSAFREAISPPQGVALFEIPQNILYHGDEDGRQRKGARGFTVDDVRSAGDPAKIDRAIEMLVAAERPLIAGGDGLFWSQAGDEMREFVELTNIPVYARRAGQGVVSEEHRLAIRGAFKKPFTGNADVILAIGFRYWSGEHFGQPPTWTDKAKYIQVDPTPTRIGWQVNADLPMVGDPKIVLRQMINRIKELKLDFSKNKTSPWVKEVWETRQRFDNQIKDQNQKVAKNTPIHPARLCEDLITVLDKDATTIIDSFTLSGWMSRAFTCRFMGQVVDAGPLAPVGHGVGMGIGAQLARPGKQVVVISGDGGLGIGGFDMETAARYKLPVLTVLWNNSSWGPNFDQMPGLKGRTDPFNMIPNIRYDKMFAEMGCHGEHIETPEQIIPALERAFKSGKPAMINVVGDVSIGNATLGGNLLGSTGAKG, via the coding sequence ATGGCAAAAGCTGACGGCGGCGAATTGATCGCGCGCGTGATGCGGGAGAATGGCGTTAAATATTGTTTCGCGATCAACGGCGGGCATCTATTCCCGATCCTCGGCCAGTTGCGCAATCACGACATCAAGCTGATCCACATGCGCCACGAGCAGGCGACCGCATACGCCGCCGACGCCTACGCGCGCACCTCGGGCAACGTGGGAGTATGCATGGTGACCGCCGGATGCGGGCTGACCAACGCGGTGACGGGACTCTGCGTCGCGGGTCTGACCGGCAGTGCCGTGGTGTGCATCTCGGGACAGCATCCGAACACCGAGGACCATCTTGGATCGTTCCAGGAGGCATACGGTTCGGAGGTGGTCGATAGCTTTTCGAAATTCACCAAGCGCGTGACGGACTGGTCCACGATCCAGTTCGACCTCCGCTCGGCGTTCCGCGAGGCGATCTCGCCGCCGCAGGGCGTTGCGCTGTTCGAGATTCCGCAAAACATCCTCTATCACGGCGACGAAGACGGCCGTCAGCGCAAGGGCGCGCGCGGCTTCACGGTCGATGACGTGCGATCGGCGGGCGACCCGGCGAAGATCGATCGCGCGATCGAGATGCTGGTCGCGGCGGAACGTCCGCTGATTGCGGGCGGCGACGGACTCTTCTGGTCGCAGGCGGGCGACGAGATGCGCGAGTTCGTCGAACTGACGAATATCCCGGTGTACGCGCGCCGCGCGGGACAAGGCGTCGTCTCGGAAGAGCATCGGCTGGCGATTCGCGGCGCATTCAAGAAGCCGTTCACCGGCAACGCCGACGTGATACTCGCGATCGGATTCCGCTACTGGAGCGGCGAGCATTTCGGACAGCCGCCGACCTGGACCGATAAAGCCAAGTATATCCAGGTCGATCCGACGCCTACGCGGATCGGATGGCAAGTCAACGCGGATTTGCCGATGGTCGGCGATCCGAAGATCGTGCTGCGCCAGATGATCAACCGCATCAAGGAGCTGAAGCTCGATTTCTCGAAGAACAAGACTTCGCCGTGGGTGAAGGAAGTTTGGGAAACACGCCAGCGCTTCGACAATCAGATCAAGGACCAGAATCAAAAGGTCGCGAAGAATACGCCGATTCATCCGGCGCGCCTCTGCGAGGATCTGATCACGGTGCTCGACAAGGACGCGACCACGATTATCGACAGCTTCACGCTGTCGGGATGGATGAGCCGCGCGTTCACCTGCCGCTTCATGGGACAGGTGGTCGATGCGGGCCCGCTCGCGCCGGTGGGACACGGCGTCGGGATGGGAATCGGCGCGCAACTCGCGCGGCCGGGAAAACAGGTCGTCGTGATCAGCGGCGACGGCGGCCTCGGCATCGGCGGCTTCGACATGGAAACGGCGGCGCGCTACAAGCTGCCGGTGCTTACCGTGCTGTGGAACAACAGTTCGTGGGGCCCGAACTTCGATCAGATGCCGGGGCTCAAGGGGCGGACCGATCCATTCAACATGATCCCGAATATCCGCTACGACAAAATGTTCGCCGAGATGGGATGCCATGGCGAGCATATCGAGACGCCGGAGCAGATCATTCCGGCGCTCGAGCGCGCGTTCAAATCTGGCAAGCCGGCGATGATCAACGTCGTCGGCGACGTGAGTATCGGCAACGCGACGCTCGGCGGCAATCTGCTGGGCTCGACGGGGGCCAAGGGCTAG
- a CDS encoding membrane integrity-associated transporter subunit PqiC, translating into MAGRVAHLISIVIITAELAGCGTSAKSQYYSLDSTAIPDGRPASRAAVMVGPVSVPASVDQPQIVVQVAPNRVEVEEFNRWVAPLNDSIARTVAGDLATLLGTPDVATTQLANFNPDYRVTIDVQRFDSIRGKEALLEAVWSVRKTAGGDSHSGRTVAREAVQGDGFEVLAAAHSRALARMSGDIAAVIRTEAEEKP; encoded by the coding sequence ATGGCAGGCCGTGTCGCGCATCTGATTTCGATCGTGATAATCACCGCTGAATTGGCTGGGTGCGGCACTTCAGCCAAGTCGCAGTACTACTCGCTCGACTCGACCGCGATCCCGGACGGGCGCCCGGCGTCGCGTGCCGCGGTCATGGTCGGTCCGGTGTCCGTGCCGGCCTCGGTCGATCAGCCGCAGATCGTGGTCCAGGTCGCGCCTAACCGGGTCGAGGTCGAAGAGTTCAATCGATGGGTGGCGCCGTTGAACGACAGTATCGCGCGGACGGTCGCCGGCGATCTGGCCACCTTGCTCGGGACGCCGGACGTCGCGACGACGCAGCTTGCGAACTTCAATCCGGATTACCGGGTCACGATCGACGTCCAGCGCTTCGACTCGATTCGCGGCAAGGAAGCGCTCCTCGAGGCGGTGTGGAGCGTGCGCAAGACCGCCGGCGGCGACTCGCACTCTGGCCGCACGGTCGCGCGCGAGGCCGTGCAAGGCGATGGATTCGAGGTGCTCGCAGCCGCGCACAGCCGCGCGCTGGCCCGGATGAGCGGCGACATCGCCGCGGTGATTCGCACCGAGGCGGAGGAAAAACCTTAA
- a CDS encoding Mut7-C RNAse domain-containing protein, which produces MASDETPRFAADRMLMRLARWLRLAGADVIADDSIDGAGLLRRARIENRILLTRDKRLRTASDVFFVESNDLREQLRGVLGHFAIDPTAHAFTRCSRCNAVLAPVERELVSRRVPPYVFASHDRFAECLSCGRIYWPETHQNRIAVILESMKPLSHGGTK; this is translated from the coding sequence ATGGCGAGCGATGAAACGCCGCGCTTCGCCGCGGATCGGATGCTGATGCGGCTCGCCCGATGGCTGCGACTCGCGGGCGCCGACGTGATCGCGGACGACTCGATCGATGGCGCCGGACTGCTCCGGCGCGCGCGCATCGAGAATCGGATCCTGCTGACGCGGGACAAGCGGCTGCGCACCGCTTCGGACGTGTTCTTTGTCGAGAGCAACGATCTGCGCGAGCAACTGCGCGGCGTGCTGGGGCATTTCGCGATCGATCCGACGGCCCACGCATTCACCCGATGCTCGCGCTGCAACGCCGTGCTGGCGCCGGTCGAGCGCGAACTGGTGTCGCGGCGGGTGCCGCCGTACGTCTTCGCGAGCCACGATCGATTTGCGGAATGCTTAAGCTGCGGCCGAATCTACTGGCCCGAGACTCATCAGAATCGAATTGCCGTCATACTGGAATCAATGAAACCACTAAGTCACGGAGGCACGAAGTAG
- a CDS encoding alpha/beta hydrolase, with amino-acid sequence MAEHQIEEQHVTFKSGDLLLEGGLANPGGGAPAAVVCHPHPMYGGSMHNNVVDAILAALRELGYATLRFNFRGVGGSEGEYDGGPGEVDDAKAAMEFLLAQPGVSREGATLAGYSFGAMVAMTAGYESGDVARIVTVALPTAMADARVPADAIKPMLLISGDRDSHSPLDSLKAVAAKIGAAATLEVVAGADHFFGGYEKKLAEKIMTALR; translated from the coding sequence ATGGCAGAGCATCAAATCGAAGAGCAGCACGTCACGTTCAAATCCGGCGACCTCCTGCTTGAAGGCGGACTCGCAAATCCCGGCGGAGGCGCGCCCGCAGCCGTCGTATGCCATCCGCATCCGATGTACGGCGGCTCGATGCATAACAACGTGGTGGACGCGATTCTCGCCGCGCTTCGAGAGTTGGGGTACGCGACCTTGCGCTTCAATTTTCGCGGCGTCGGCGGCAGCGAGGGCGAGTACGACGGCGGCCCGGGCGAAGTGGACGACGCGAAAGCCGCGATGGAATTCCTGCTCGCTCAGCCCGGCGTCAGCCGCGAAGGCGCGACCCTTGCCGGCTACTCGTTCGGCGCGATGGTCGCGATGACCGCGGGCTACGAATCCGGCGACGTCGCGAGGATCGTCACGGTCGCGCTGCCGACCGCGATGGCCGACGCGCGCGTGCCGGCCGATGCAATCAAGCCGATGCTGCTGATCTCCGGCGATCGCGATTCACACTCGCCGCTCGATTCGTTGAAGGCGGTCGCCGCCAAAATCGGAGCGGCGGCCACGCTCGAAGTCGTCGCGGGCGCCGATCACTTTTTCGGCGGCTATGAAAAGAAGCTGGCCGAAAAGATCATGACAGCTTTGCGCTGA
- a CDS encoding acetoacetate decarboxylase family protein codes for MPDPGRAPHEKYRVTLPTPRPQFAALPWNCDTVTMLNVYFEVRKDVLLDRLPPEYNRSTPAYCRLVITDHRESPIGPFRDAFLALGCRLTMAPAAFVAASITDNQDALAAGLLERGFPSMLGKIDFEAGVASAHALISDAHGPLLELTMPTLQTIEPSRLAYDHVDAIVTRDDGAIELLITKPDMKIVSAAICKDARIEYPVERDSPWQILNCRNLVSAQVVRGSRIFAAGTKPN; via the coding sequence ATGCCCGATCCAGGACGAGCACCGCACGAAAAATATCGCGTGACGCTCCCGACGCCACGCCCGCAATTCGCCGCGCTCCCGTGGAATTGCGACACTGTCACGATGCTCAACGTGTACTTCGAAGTCCGCAAAGACGTCCTGCTCGATCGCCTCCCGCCCGAGTACAATCGTTCAACGCCTGCCTATTGCCGCCTCGTGATTACCGACCATCGCGAGTCGCCGATTGGCCCGTTTCGCGACGCGTTTCTCGCGCTCGGATGCCGCCTCACGATGGCGCCGGCCGCATTTGTCGCCGCCTCGATCACCGACAATCAGGACGCGCTCGCGGCAGGCCTGCTCGAGCGCGGCTTTCCTTCGATGCTCGGCAAGATTGATTTCGAAGCGGGCGTCGCGAGTGCCCACGCACTTATCAGCGACGCGCACGGACCGCTGCTCGAACTCACGATGCCGACGCTGCAAACGATCGAGCCAAGCCGCCTCGCCTACGATCACGTCGACGCGATCGTGACGCGCGACGACGGCGCCATCGAGCTATTGATCACCAAGCCGGACATGAAGATCGTTTCCGCCGCGATCTGCAAGGATGCGCGCATCGAGTATCCCGTCGAGCGCGATAGTCCGTGGCAGATACTCAACTGCCGCAATCTCGTAAGCGCGCAAGTCGTCCGCGGCTCGAGAATTTTCGCCGCGGGAACAAAGCCGAACTAG
- a CDS encoding O-methyltransferase, which translates to MAENPKYLTLTPKLYEYAVAHGHNGDPIRAELAAETSKLGMISVMQIAPEQGTFMAILAAAIGARSAVEVGTFTGYSALCVARALPGDGRLLCCDVNEEWTSIGRRYWERAGIANKITLKLGPAVETLRALPEHHTFDFAFIDADKTSYAVYYEEILKRMRPSGLILIDNVLWNGAIIDASVKDENTVALRALNDKIAEDTRVEAVMLGIADGLTIARKK; encoded by the coding sequence ATGGCGGAAAATCCGAAGTACCTGACCCTCACACCAAAACTTTACGAATACGCGGTCGCGCACGGCCACAACGGCGATCCGATCCGCGCCGAACTGGCGGCCGAAACGTCCAAGCTCGGCATGATCAGCGTGATGCAAATCGCGCCCGAGCAGGGAACCTTCATGGCGATCCTGGCGGCGGCGATCGGCGCGCGGAGCGCGGTCGAAGTCGGCACCTTCACCGGCTACAGCGCACTCTGCGTTGCGCGCGCGTTGCCGGGCGACGGGCGGCTGCTCTGCTGCGACGTGAACGAGGAGTGGACCTCGATCGGGCGGCGCTACTGGGAGCGCGCGGGAATCGCGAACAAGATCACGCTCAAACTGGGGCCCGCGGTCGAGACGCTGCGCGCGCTGCCGGAGCATCATACCTTCGACTTCGCGTTTATCGACGCCGACAAAACCAGCTACGCGGTTTATTACGAGGAAATTCTGAAACGCATGCGCCCGAGCGGTTTGATCCTGATCGACAACGTGCTGTGGAACGGTGCGATTATCGACGCGAGCGTCAAGGACGAGAACACGGTGGCGCTGCGCGCGCTCAACGACAAGATCGCGGAGGATACACGCGTCGAAGCAGTGATGCTCGGAATCGCGGACGGGCTTACGATCGCGCGGAAGAAGTAA
- a CDS encoding paraquat-inducible protein A: protein MYNQPLNDPAVIACLHCDLLQRLPDLEPGASARCPRCHKELWRRREDSLNRTFALTLAAAMLYVVANSVPMLGISAVGRGASTTVLEGAMHLWREGPRIVGVLVLITAVIAPALQIAFMLAIVLEARRERPPRWIGTLLRHHPTTRTWSMIEVMLLGVLVALIKIADYATVIPGVALFTLGVLVFLLAGIQASFDPKEVWDRIQWADEDARRDAALDRIAGEAS from the coding sequence ATGTACAATCAGCCCCTTAACGACCCGGCGGTAATAGCGTGCCTGCACTGCGACCTTCTGCAGCGCTTGCCGGATCTTGAGCCGGGCGCATCGGCACGATGCCCGCGCTGCCATAAGGAGCTATGGCGTCGTCGTGAGGATTCGCTCAACCGGACGTTTGCGCTAACGCTTGCGGCCGCGATGCTGTACGTGGTCGCGAACTCGGTTCCGATGCTCGGCATCAGCGCCGTCGGACGCGGCGCATCGACCACGGTGCTGGAAGGCGCGATGCATCTCTGGCGCGAAGGGCCGCGCATCGTTGGGGTGCTGGTGCTCATCACCGCGGTCATCGCGCCTGCGCTGCAGATAGCCTTCATGCTGGCGATCGTGCTCGAGGCACGTCGAGAACGGCCGCCGCGGTGGATCGGGACTCTGCTCCGTCATCATCCGACTACCCGCACCTGGAGTATGATCGAAGTCATGCTGCTCGGCGTGCTGGTTGCCCTGATCAAAATCGCGGACTACGCGACTGTCATCCCGGGCGTGGCGCTGTTTACGCTCGGCGTGCTGGTTTTTCTGCTGGCTGGAATCCAGGCCAGCTTCGATCCAAAAGAGGTGTGGGACCGGATCCAGTGGGCGGATGAGGACGCTCGACGCGACGCCGCCCTTGATCGAATCGCCGGAGAAGCGTCGTGA